In Halobacteroides halobius DSM 5150, the genomic window TATAATACCGAATAGACCTTTTATCAGGTTCATCCCACCATGCTTTTAGATAACCTTCTTCTTCCATTTCCCTTAATAATGGATAGACCATTCCTCGAGATGGTTTCCAGCGTGTACCCATCTGTTCATTGATTGTATCTAAAATTTTCTGCCCATACATCTTACCAAATTTGTTAGTTAAATGCAAAATATAGATTGAAGTAAAAGCAGTAGTACTAATTTTAGCTGGAAATTGTCTATTTAGTTTTCCTTTATAATCAGCCATGTTATCCCTCCAATAATTTTTAAAATTTAAACCCTATTTAATGATATTAGATAGTTCTATGTAAAATCCTTCCTAAAGAAATTATAAATCATACTGTAATCATTTACTTATTATAAAGTACTAATCTCTTGAACAAACTATAAAAAAGAAAGGAGGAATTTAATATGGGAATGACAGAAGGGTCAGAAAAATATGAAGAGATAGATAATACTCATAAAGATAATCCAGCAGATCCTGCTAATGACTTAGCTAGTAGTAAAGAATTTGTTGAACAAGTACTAGGGGCCAAGCAATACCAAGATGAAACTCCTAAAGGATATCCAGACGGCCATAGTATGCCAGCTTTATTTGGTTGGATTACCCAAGAGTATCAAAGGGAAGTATCTAAAGAATTAGTTGATATGGGTAAAAATATGGAATCAAAAAATAAATCTAAGAAATAACTTCTAATAACTAAAGAATAGATCAGATTATCTGATCTATTCTTTTTATAAGTATTTACTTATTTGCCTATCTTTATGCACATATAACCATTAATTTATCTAGTCTTTTGGAAAATATAACTTCTTTTATATTCTACTATATAATCTTGACCTTACTTCTGATATTTTAAGAAAAAGTTATTCTAATTTATTTCCTGCTCAATATTACTAATTAGTTTCTTATAGCGGTCAAAAATTCCTTCTTCTAAGCAATAACAGACCCTTGGCCCGTCTATTCTTCCTTTTATCCAACCAGATTTCTTAAGTATTTTTAAATGTTGCGAAACAGTAGATTGTGAAATAGGTAATTGATCGACAATACTACTTACCATACAATGATTATCAGCAGGTAAATCAGCCAAAATTTGAATTATTTTAATCCGATGAGGATGCCCTAATGCTTTAGATAATTGCGCAAAATTTTCTTGCCAAGTCGTATTAGTTTGTTGTGACATTATATCTCCCTTCTATTATTTACTGTGGCTTTTGAGCAGTAATATAAGCAGAAAAAATGAAGCTCTCGGTATTAATTTCAGATGACCAGTCTTTAACAATTTCTTTACTATTATCTTTTTTTATAATTTTAATATTTTCTAAATCA contains:
- a CDS encoding PadR family transcriptional regulator codes for the protein MADYKGKLNRQFPAKISTTAFTSIYILHLTNKFGKMYGQKILDTINEQMGTRWKPSRGMVYPLLREMEEEGYLKAWWDEPDKRSIRYYKITENGAKHLEKMKIKYKSSFREARAIVNTAIDEIYNDEI
- a CDS encoding ArsR/SmtB family transcription factor, whose translation is MSQQTNTTWQENFAQLSKALGHPHRIKIIQILADLPADNHCMVSSIVDQLPISQSTVSQHLKILKKSGWIKGRIDGPRVCYCLEEGIFDRYKKLISNIEQEIN